The DNA sequence GGCCTTGAGTACGCGTGGGCTGGCGCTCTGAAGAGAAATATGCAGGTGAGGACAAACTAGGGTATGGCCCTCAAGGGTGTCCAGGGCCTTGGCTCCCAGTTCCGACGGCTCCAGCGATCCAAGACGAATCCTGGCCCGCCCGGCCCATTTCGGACTGAGCATCGAGCCCAGATCTGCCACCAGATCCCAAAAATCGATTCTGGGATGAAGATCCATACCAAACTGTCTGAGATTGATGCCGCTGAGGATGACCTCCGGAACGCCCCGCGAAAAGAGCCGATCCACTTCGTCGATCACTTCGTACGCCGGACGGCTTCGGGACGGACCTCGCGTTTCCGGAATGATGCAATAGCTGCATCGGTGCGAGCACCCATCCTGGACCTTAACCACGCCCCGGGCCCGGACTGATCCCTGCACGGCCAGGGGGGCAAACGTGTCTGCGAACTTCGGCACATCCGACGAATCTTCGTACCCATCCACTCCCCGGAGCAGATCAACCTTGCGGCCCTGGGGGATGGTCAAAACCCGGAAATCATCCCAGGCCCTTTTTGGCAGGGAAGCAGCACACCCTGTGGCCACCACTTTGGCCGTGGTTTTGGCCGCCAGGCTGCGTACCAGACGGGCCGACTCGTCCTCGGCCCGGGCGGTGACCGCGCAGGTGTTGATTAGGATCACGTCAGCCCTGCCGGGATCACGAACCTCATGCCAACCGAGCCCGGCCCAAGCTTCCCTCAAGGCCTGGCTCTCGTATTGGTTGATCTTGCAACCCAGGGTGTGGATATAGAAACGCATCGGCTCATGGTCCAAGAAATGTGGTCACATCTCCCTCTCCGAGCCCGACGATGGAGATGCCGACCTCGTTGGCGAAGGCCAGAGCCTCGGCCGGGTCAAAAAAAAGACTGCGCCCAGACTCCACGGCCAAGCAAGTGGCTCCGGCCCGGTGCATGTGATGCAAGGTACCCAGCCCCACGGCCGGCATGTCCAGACGGTGGTCCTGTCCGGGTTTGAAAACCTTGACCACAACACATCCCGGCCCGGCCAAATTTCCGGCCCGAAGGATGGTCGCGTCCGTGCCGTCTATGCCCTCCACGGCCACGACCATCCGTTCCCGGACGACCAGACACTGGCCGATGTCCAACCGCCCCAGTTCCTTGGCGATGGGCCAACCGTAGATCACGTCGGCCCTTTCCCGGGTTCCTGGAGAAAACTGGGTCAAAATTCCGGGGCGGGTGGCCAGCTCGGGCACGATATCCAGGGCCGAGGCCACGGCCATACCCTCGCCCTCGAACTCTCTGGCCACGGCCCGCAGAATGCTGTCGTCGCTACGTCCGGCCAGACGAAGAAGCAGCCTTGTCGCCCTGAAATCCGGACGGATGTCCAAAGCTCGGGGTTTGTTCACCGGTCCGGCAAAAACCACGGTCTCGACGCGATGTTTCTTGAAGAAAGAGATGATCCGGCCCAGTTGGCCGAGACGAAAAAACCGGAAGACATCCACGTCCTCGGCCAGTTCTGCCCGGGTTTCCCTGACGAATCCGGCGGCGATCACGCCCAGCCCCCGGTCTTTGCCGGCCCGGGCGACCATGGCCGGAAACTGCCCTCCTCCGGCCACGATGCCGAGTCGGCGGGCCCCGGTCATGGATTCAAGCCTATTCAGGATCGCCTTCACCCCGCTTCCCGGGTCCGGCCACCCCCCGCTTGGTAGTTCGCAAAAAATCGAGCAGGGCGACTATGGGGCCAAGATTCCCGAATTCGGCCTCCACGGCCTCCACGGCCGACTCCTTGCGCTGACCGCTCCGCCAGATGGTCTGGTAGGCCTTTTTGAGGGCTGAAATTTCTTCCCGGGTCAATCCGGCCCGCTTCAAACCGACCACATTAGGCCCATGAAGCTTGGCCCGGTCCCCGTTGGCCAGCATGAAGGGCGGGATGTCCTGGCTCACGGCGCTCTTGCCGCCGATGAACGCCATGTCGCCGATCCGCGTATACTGATGCACCGCAGCCAGACCACCGATCACGGTCCGCTGGCCGACATGCACGTGCCCTGCCAAGGTGGCCCCGTTGGCCAGAACCACTCCGTCCGCCAGACGGCAATCGTGGGCGATATGCGCATAGGCCATGACAAAACAGTCGGATCCGATCACGGTCTTGCCGGCTCCGGATGTTGAACCCCTGTTCAGGGTCGTGAACTCCCGGATCCGGTTGCGATCCCCGATCACCAGCCAGGTTTCCTCACCGTCATACTTGAGGTCCTGGGGATCGTCCCCCAGAGATGCGTAAGAGTGGACCTGGTTGTCTTGCCCGAGCCTCGTGTGGTGACGGATCAGGCTGTGGGAACCGATCATGGTCCGGTCGCCGATTTCACTATCCTCCTCGATCAGAGTAAAGGGGCCCACGACCACCCCCTGACCGAGCTTGGCCTTGGGGTGGACGATGGCCGTCGGGTGAATCGTCGTTTTCATCAGTCCTCCCGATCCACGATGGCTGCGGTCAGTATTCCCTGAGCCACGAGGCCTCCGTCCACTTTGGCCTCGGCCTGAATCTTCCAGAGGTTCAGCTTGTGTTTCATGTGCTCGACATGCAGATTGATCACATCTCCGGGAAAAACCGACCTTCGAAACCTAACCTTTTCGATCCCGGTGAACAGAAAGAGTTTTGTGGCGGCCAGATTCGGGATGCTCTTGGCGACAAGAATCGCCCCGGTCTGGGCCATGGCCTCTAGTATCAGTACTCCGGGCATGACCGGATAGTTCGGAAAATGGCCTTGAAAAAAAGGCTCGTTGATCGTCACGGCCTTGATGGCATCGGCGTATTTCAGGGATTCATAGCGGAGAATCCGGTCCACCAAGAGAAACGGATATCGATGAGGTAGCAGCTCGAGTATCTCGGTGCTGACGATTTCCCCGGTCAAATCTCGATTCATGCTCGCTCCTTCCCGTCATCTGTTGTCTGAAGGGTTTCCATCTTCTTTTCCAACTGCCTGACCCGTCGGGCCAGCTCCGGCAATTTGGCAAGAATGGCCGCCGTTCGAAGGAATTGTCCATGCTCCATGGGCGGAATACCCGCGCCGTAGTCCTTGCCCCCCTCCAGAGATCTGTTCACCCCGGTCTGTGCACCCACCCGACATCCCTGTCCCAGGGTAAGATGCCCGGCGACGCCCACCTGGCCAGCCAGGACCACGCTGTCCTCCAACACGGTGCTTCCGGCAATGCCCACCTGAGAGACGAGAATACAGCCCTTCCCAACCTGTACGTTGTGTCCGATCTGAACCAAATTGTCGATCTTGGTTCCCCGACTGATCCTGGTCTGACCCAAGGCGGCCCGATCAATGGTCGTGTTGGCCCCGATCTCCACATCGTCGTCGATGACCACGACTCCCACCTGGGGAAACTTCTCCAGTCCGGTCTGGGCCTGGGCGAACCCGAAGCCGTCGGACCCGAGGACAACCCCGGCATGAAGGACCACCCTTCGACCGACACGCGTACCGGCCATGATCGTCACGTTGGGATAGATCAGGGTATCTTCGCCCAGGATACAGTTCTCTCCGATATAGACCCCGGGGAAAATCCGGACCCTGGCCTCGACCACGGTTTCAGCCCCGATATAGACTCCCGCCCCCACATGCGCCTCGACCGATACCCGAGCCGTGGGATCAATGACCGTTCTCGGATCGATTCCCTTGAACCGTCCCTGCTCCACGGCAAACATCTTCACCGCCCGGGCGAAATCGACATAGGGGTCCATGCTCACAAGCGGGTTGACCACTTTGTCCGCATGGTCAGGATGGATAAGAACCGCCCCCGCTTTAGTCCCGGCCAACTGGGGAGCATACTTTGAATTGACGAAGAAACTCAGCTCGTTGTCCCGGGCATCGACCAGGGTGTTCACGCCGACGATCTCGAGATCTCTGGCGGACTGGGAAAGGCCCAGGCGGTCGGCAATCTCCGAGAGCAGCATGCCTACTCCTTGGCCCCACCAGACTTGCCCTTTTGAGCCCTCCAGACCCGGTTGAACTCGGCGACGATGGCCCCGGTCAGATCGACAGATTCATCGGCGTACAGCAGCCCGCTGCCCTTGGAGTCGAAAATGGCCGTAAATTTGTTCTTCCTGCCGAATTCCTCGATGATCTTGGCTAACTCCTCAATGACCGGCTTGCTGAGCTTCTCCTCCTCCTGCTTGATCTTGCGCTGGTATGCCTGGTAACTGTCTTGGAAATCCCGGACCCGACGCTTGAACTCCAGTTCTTTGTCTTCCTTGGCTTCCTGACTGAGTACCAGGTTCTGCTTCTGCAGCGATTCTCTCAAGTCTTCCAGATCCTTCTGCTGCTTGTCGATATCCTTCTTCATGTCCTCGAACTTCTCACGCAGAACGTCCATGGCCTCGACTCCAGGCTCCGACACGGAAATTACCTGCTGCATATCAATGGTCCCGATCTTCAATTCCGCGGCCCAGGTCTGAGCAGACCCGAGCGTGATCATCGTGACGGCCAGAGCCATCCATATCCTTTTCATCTCATTTCACTCCTTTTCGTTACGCCGTTTTGGCCCGCGTGGTCCATCAAAAAATCCGCGGGTCGTGTGATCGTCAATAGAACTGCCCAATCGAAAATTCGAGTCTGGTCCCGCCCCCGGCCTTGTTGTCCCGGTCTAGGGCATAGCCCAATTCCAGGCGCAGGGGCCCCAGGGGTGAATACCATCTGATCCCAGTGCCAACGCTCTTGTACAGGTCGGTATTGACCCACTCGTCGTCATCCCAGCTCTGGCCGGCGTCGAAAAACAAAAGGCCGACCAATCCAATGTCCTTGTTCAGCGGAAAGAGATATTCGAAATTGGTGAAAAACTCCTTGTTGCCTCCAATCCTGGTGCCTTCGTCGTTGCGGGGGGAGATATACAGGCCCTTGTACCCGCGGACGCTGTCCATGCCTCCCAGGTAAAATCGCTCGAAGTCCGGGATCTGGTCCGCGCCGTTGCGCATGACGTAACCCACCTGGCCATGCCAGTGGAACACCGTGTCCCACCACAGGGGCCGATAGTAGCTGCTGTCGTAAATGTACTTGACGAACTGGTCGTCTCCACCCACCAACCCCCCGGCATACTCCACGGAGAGCCGGTTGATCGTGCCCGTGGAGGGGTTGAGCCTGCGGTCTGTGGTATCCCGGGTCACGGCCGCGTACACCGCGCTGGCCAGATTCTTCCCTTCACGGTCCTTGATCCAGTCAGTTGCGTCATCGTCGATGTTGCTAATCCGGTATTCCTCGATCCGATAGTTCCAGGACAAATAGGTGTACTCACCCAACGGATAGGCAAATTTGGCGATGCCGCCTATGGCCTTCTTGTCATAGCTGAAATAGTCGATATTCCGGATGTAGGCCGTGGCCCCGGCCCCGAGCTCCGTGTCGTAGACCCTTGGGTTCCAGAAGGTCAGGTCGTACCTGGTGCTCGCCGCCCCGAGCATACCGCTGAGGGTCAGGGAGTAACCCTTGCCGAACAGGTTGCGTTCTTCCACCCCGCCGGTGATGAACACCTTGTCTATGGTCGAATACCCCGCCCCTGCGCTGATCCTGCCCGTGGTCTTCTCCTTGATCTGAACCACCAGGTCCAGTTCGTGTGGTTCCGGGGTGGGCACGGACTCAATGTTCACGGTCTCAAAAAAGTCGAGCTTCACCAGCCGTTGATTGGAGCGCCTGATACCGTATCCCCTGAACACGTCGCCGTCGGCCAGGCGCATCTCCCGGCGGATGACGTTGTCACGGGTCTTCTCGTTGCCCTGAATCTTGACCCTGCGGACATAAATCTTCGGACCCGTGGACATGATATAGGCCACATCAATTGTCAGACTCTCTTCGTCCCGCCTCAGATCGACGTCGGACTCGGCAAAGGCGTACCCGAAATCGGCATAATAGTCTGCCAGGCCCTGGAGGTCCTCCCGGAGCTTGGAGCGATCAAACCAGCCCTGGGCGTCGAACTCGAGATCGTCCAGCTTGGTGACCAGTTTGAGTCTGTCCGGACTCTCCAGCATATCCCCGCGAAAGGTCACCTCGCCGACCCGGTATCTGGCCCCTTCCGATACCTTGAAGACGATCGTGATTCCGTCCTCATGGTACTGGACCTCGGGCTGGGCGACCTTGACGTCCATGAACCCTCGATTCCCGTAATACGCCTCCAGAGCGGCCGCGTCCCGATCCAAAAGCTCCTCTTTGAGGACCCCGGTTCCTGTCAGCCAAGAAAACATGCCCCGGACCTTTAAGGCCAGCTGATCTCTGAGGTCATCCACATCCAGGCGTTCGGCCCCTTCGATCCGGATCTCCTTGATATAGAGCTTCTGGCCCTCGTCGACCTTAATCATCAGCCTTGCCTGCCGGGGGTCGGTCTGCTCCAGGTCGTAGGATACCTTGGCGTTGTAATACCCGTCCTTGCGATACATTTCCCGGATCTTGGTCATGTCGTCGGCCAGGACCTTGGGATTGATGACCGATCCGGCCTTGCTGCTCATGGCCTTCAGGATGTCGTCGGAGTCAATAGCCTCAGCACCCTCGACCCCGATGGCCTGAATGAGCGGTTTTTCCCTGACCTCGAAGGTCACCAGCTTTCCGTCCTGGAGGTCCTCGGCCTTGATGAGGATGTCATCGAAGTAGCCCAGGGAATAGAGGCTGCGAAGCTCCTGGTTCATGCGCTCCGGAGTATAGTCGTCCCCTTTCTGGATGCTGAGGCGCATGAGGACGACGTCCTTGTCCAAAATCCTGTTGCCCTCGACCCGGATCTCGGCGATGCGCTCCTTCCTCAGAAGCTCAAGGCGGACCTCCGTCGCCAGATCCTTGACCGCCGGCAAAAGATTGATGAGTCCCTTGCGGACCGCAAACAGAGCCTTGGGTTCCTTGAGGCCAAAGGCCTCCACGAGGCGGGCGTCGATGCTCAAGGACTCGCCCACCTGACTAAAGCTGCCGTACAGAGCGTACTGGGCTCCGGACAGCAGGGCCATATCCTTGGAAACGGCCAAGTCGAGGTATTGCACATCGTGCTCGGTGAGCAACCTTTTGACTTCGACAAAGGGAACCACCGGAATGCCCGCCTCCACAAGTTCCTGAATGATCAGTTCAGGAAGTCCCTCCCGCAGATACTGCAAATCAGGCGAGGCATTGATCTCGAAGGGAAGCACGGCAACCCTCGGGGCTCCGGGCTCGCCGTTTTCGGCCTGACTCATCCCCGAAAAAACAGCGAGGACCAGCCAAAAGGTCAGCATGACGATCGCCGACAGGCAATCGAGACGCATCATCCCGACCGAGAGCCGCGCCCGATAGGCGACCCGCTCAATGGACGAGGTCCGGCCTGATGGTGACTTCATGAAGTTCTCCGGCATGTAGTTCCAAGTGACGATTCATTCGGGCGGCCAGTTCTCGGTTGTGGGTGACTACAACCAAGGCCATGGACAGTTCCCGGTTGAGACGGACGAGCAGTTCGGCCACACGGGCCCCGGTTGCCTCGTCCAGGTTTCCTGTGGGTTCGTCGGCCAAAAGGACCTTGGGATCCATGAAGACGGACCGGGCGATGGCCACCCGTTGCCGCTCTCCTCCGGACAGGGTGTTTACCCGGTGCGAGATCCGCCCCTCCAAGCCCACCAGGGCCAAAAGATCCCTGGCCCGCTTCAAGGCCTTCGCTCGGGCCATTCCCCCGATGATTCCGGGCATGGCCACGTTCTCCTCGGTACTGAACTCTGACAGTAGATGGTGGAACTGAAAAACGAATCCGATTTCTCGGTTTCGAATCCTGGCCCGGTCCGTCTGACCCAGTCCCTGAAGATCCCGGCCGTCGAATCGGACCCGGCCTTGAGTGGAGGTATCCAGTGTTCCCATAATATGCAACAATGTACTTTTACCGGACCCCGACGCTCCGACGACGGCCAGAGAATCTCCTGGGTTGATCTCGAGGTCGACGGACTTCAGGATCGTCAGGGTCTCGGCCTGGCCCTGGTAGTCCTTGCCCACCCCTTCCAGCCTGTAGAGCGGTTCACTCATAGCGCAAAGCGTCGGCAGGCTGCATTCTGGCCGCCTGCCGGGCAGGGTAGATGGTGGCCAGGAAGCAGAGGACCATGGCCGAGATGCCGATCAGGGTAAGGTCTGTCCAGCGCAGGTGGACCGGAAGATGATCGAGATAATAGACGTCCAAGGGCAGCTTGATGAACTGGTAACGCTTCAGGGCTAGGCTGACCCCCACTCCCAGAATGAAGCCCGCGACCGTCCCCACGACTCCGATGGTCGTCCCCTGGAGCATGAAGATCCTGCGGATTCTCTCCGGCGTCGCTCCCAGGGAAACGAGCACCGCGATGTCCCTAGTCTTTTCCATGACCATCATGACCAGGGTGGTGATAATGCTGAACGAGCCGACCAGGACGATCATGACCAAAATGACTGCCATGGCCGTCTTCTCCAATTCCAGGGCCGAGAACAGGTTTTGGTTCATCTCGATCCAGTTCCGGCCGTACAGGGGATATCCCCCAAGTACATGCAGCAGATTCTTTTGAACCTCTTGGACAGCGTAGACATCGGCCACCCGAAGTTCCAGCCCCGACACCAGATCCCCGGCAAAACCAAGCAGATTCTGGGCGGCCGCAAGGCCCGTGTAGGCCAGGGTCGAGTCATACTCGAACATCCCGGATTTGAAGACCCCGACCACGGTGAAAAATTCGATCTTGGGGGTGAAGCCCGCCGAACTGACCTTTCCGCTCGGAGCCAAAACACTGATCCTGGATCCGACCCCCAGCCCCAGCCGGTTGGCCAGATCGGCCCCGACGATGACACCTGGAAACTCTCCCTCGAGATCCAGATCCTCTAGGCGCCCCTCCCGCATGTCCCGGCCGATGCTCAGAACATCGCCGGCCGTTTTAGGATCGATTCCCCTGAGGACCACGCCCTTGACCCCGGAGGGTGTGCTGAGCATGACCTCTGAGTAAATAAAGGGCGTCGCCGCCAGGATCCTCGGAACCTGGAGGCATTTTTCGGCAAGATCCCTGTAGTCGGGGATACCTTTTTCCATGCTGACCACGATCAGATGGGCGTTGACACCCAGGATCTTGTCCCTGAGGTTGTCGCTGAACCCGTTCATGACTCCAAGGACGACGATCAACGAGGCCACACCCAGAGCCACGCCCACGACCGAAATCAGAGAAATAACCGAGATGAAGGCCTGTTTGCGACGGGCCAGAAGATATCTGCAGGAGACGAACAGCTCGAAGGATATGCGCATGGGTTCTTGACCCGGCCAACACTCCCGATTCACGGGAGGGCCGGGATCTTCTAGTCTCTGCCCGCCTCCGGCCGAAGCAGGGGAAAGAGGATGACCTCACGAATGGAGGCCGAATCCGTAAGCAGCATCGTCAGCCGGTCGATGCCGATGCCCTCGCCGGCTGCCGGGGGCATGCCGTATTCCAAGGCCCGGATGTAGTCCTCGTCCATGGCGTGAGCTTCGTCGTCTCCGGCTTCCTTTTCTCTAATCTGCTCCTCGAATCTGCCCCTCTGATCTGCGGGATCGTTCAATTCCGAGAATGCATTAGCCAATTCCTTGCCGGCCACAAAGAGCTCGAAGCGATCCGTCAATTCCGGGTTGGCCTCGTTTCTGCGGGACAGAGGCGAAATCTCTGTCGGGTAGTGGTAGATGAAATGGGGCTGCACGAGTTTCGGCTCGACCAGGATGTCGAATATCTTGGCCTGGAGCTTACCGAGCTTTTCTCCGGCCATGGCCTTTTCCCCCAGACGCTCGACCAACGACTTGAGACGCCCGTAATCCTCGTAGTCCTCTCGGGTCAGGCCGCCGACCACCTCCAGAGACTCGTGAAAGGTCAGTCGCTTCCAGCCAGGCGAAAGGTCGATATCCGTCCCCTGGTAGGGAACCATCGTACTCCCGGTGACTGCCAGAGCCAATGTGGCGAACAGCTCCTCGGTCAAATCCATGAGATCCTTGAAGTCCGCATAGGCCCAGTAGAACTCGACCATGGTGAATTCCGGATTGTGCTGGGTGTCGATCCCTTCGTTCCGAAAATTTCTGTTGATCTCGTAGACCTTTTCGAGCCCGCCCACCAAGAGCCGCTTCAGGTAAAGCTCCGGCGCAATGCGCATGTACAGCGTCATGTCCAGGGCATTGTGATGGGTGACGAAAGGTCTGGCCGTTGCGCCTCCTGGCACGGGCTGCATCATCGGGGTCTCTACTTCGAGAAATCCCCGAGCATCGAAGAAGGCCCGCATAGACCGAGTGATGGCCGAGCGCTTCAAAAAGACATCCCTGGCTTTCTCATTGACGATTAGATCCACGTACCGTTGCCGGTAACGTGTTTCCACATCCTTCAGACCATGAAATTTCTCTGGCAAGGGACGCATGGACTTGGCGATGAGGCGGACCGAGTTTGCCCTGAGGGTCAATTCGCCGGTTTTGGTCCGAAACAGCCCGCCCTGAACGCCGACAATATCGCCGATGTCAAATTTTTTGAAAAGGGCGTAGTGCTCGGCGCCCAATTCGTCCCGCTGGGCGTAGGACTGAATTCTGCCCGTCCTGTCCTGAATATGGAAAAACGTGACCTTTCCGAAAGATCGAAGGGCCACGATCCTTCCGGCCAAACTGAAGGACTTCTGCTGGGATTCGAGTTCACCCTCGTCGAGGTGGCTGTTTTCCTCCAGAATTTCACGAATCGTGTTGAGCGGTCTGAAATCGTTCGGATAAAGCGGTACGCCCTCGGATTGAATGAAGGCGGCCTTCTCCTTTCGATGAACCAGGACTTGGTTCTCGCTCTGAGGTTGTGGTTGCTTTACTGACAAGAATCGTTTCTCCGACGAGTACGGAAAATGGGACGTCCGCAGAAAACAGGACGACGGTTCGCGGGTGGAGGGGGAGAACCCGGCCATTGGACACAAAGACAGACTGCGTATTGGAATTCCCCCAAAGCGTCAAGAATCGCTCCGGCCGGTCGCTCCCCCCGTTCATTTCTGCGGCTTGACGAAATACCGGTCATGATTGAGAAGCAGAGCAAGACGGCTGTCGGAGCGGTCCCAAAGCCCAATCCGGGTCAAACATACAGTTCAACCGCATATTATGTAAGGCACCCATGAGAACTGACCTTTCCGCCTGGATCCGTTCCGCTTCCCAGATCGTTCGCCAAAGCGGTATCCCCCCGCTCGCCCTTCTCGGCATCGTCATTTTTTGCATCTTCTTCCCGAGATTCTTCATTCTGATCCTCCTCGTTTTGGCAGGGTGGTGGGTGTACCGAAACGTCATCTCTAGCCAGAGAAAGTCCGGAGGAAAATTCGGCTCATTCGGCCAGGGGCGGAACGATGCTCGGGCCTGCGGTCGAGGCGGAAAAGGGAAACCCCGCTCAAGGCATGGCTAGAAAGCGCAAAGCACCCTGTTTAGCGGAAATGGCCCGCGCCGTTCGCAACCAATGCCTTTTTTGCCAGAATGGGCAGGCGTCTCTGGTTGCGTCCTGCGAGGACACTGACTGCCTTCTTCACCCCATTCGCCAAGGGCCCGGACTGACTTCGAGTCAGCCAACCCTTGACCGGATCATCGCCGCCTATTGCCGCACATGTTCCGACGATGTTGCCTCCTGCACAGGAGACAACCCACTCCCCGGACATGACCCCTGCCCCTTGGCTCCCTTCAGGGTTCTGATCGAGGGCGATCCGCCCTCGCTTCAGGTTAAAAAAAAGGGAAGGACCAGTCAGCTGGTCCTTCCCTTATGAAGCAACGGGCCACCGGCCCAAGATAATTTCCTTTATCCGTAAATCTTTACTTCCAGCCAGTCCCTGATCTCCGGATTGATTCCGTACACGCCCTTTTGATGGCCGACTGAATCCATGAAAGGCTTGGCCAGTTCATCAGGCAGCCGTACCTTTGCCAACTCCTCGGCACCGTCGGAATTTCTTCTCACAAGAAATACTGTCGGATGAGCCTGCCAAGTATCCACGACAAAGTATAACGACTCGTCATCCTTGCCCTTGACTCTGTTTTCGTATGATCCTCCGTAACCCGAATTGCCCCACTCCAGAAAAAGAGCCACAGCATCTTCCGGAGTCATCTCCCAGTCAAATATATGATTCCTGAAATCCTTAAAGCTGGCCATGGGTACCTCCTTTATTTCCAAATTATGCATAAGTTCATTTTAGGAACTATTAGCAGGAAGTCAAGGATTTTCGTGCGTACACTTTCAGGCACTCTTGGCGACGAATTTTTTCAATTTGTCGAAATTCTTTTTGGAACGCTGGAACGCTCTTGATGCATTGACAAAATTTACAGCCCAGCCGGGCACGCCTAATGCGTGGAGATGCGTGTAGGAGGCATAGGTGTTTTCGTGAACAAGTCCATCGTGACCGCTGTCCATGCCGACCCCCATGCTCATTTTAAGAACATATATCGGATTGATGCCGTCATGGAACTGACAGGTGGAATAGTGAAATTCATGGCCGCTGAATGTAAAACCGACCTGAAAGAACGGATTCGGGACCACGACCGAGGCCTCGGTGTATCCATGCCCCTGGGGCCGGTGACAGAGACGTGTCGTGACAGGAAAAACTCCAGCCATGGGGTAGGTCCGATCGCCATATACCAAAGACCGCCCGAGATACATGAAGCCGCCGCATTCAGCATAGATCGGAAGGCCTGAATCCGACAAATCCTTGACCCTTT is a window from the Deltaproteobacteria bacterium genome containing:
- a CDS encoding lipoprotein-releasing ABC transporter permease subunit; translated protein: MSFELFVSCRYLLARRKQAFISVISLISVVGVALGVASLIVVLGVMNGFSDNLRDKILGVNAHLIVVSMEKGIPDYRDLAEKCLQVPRILAATPFIYSEVMLSTPSGVKGVVLRGIDPKTAGDVLSIGRDMREGRLEDLDLEGEFPGVIVGADLANRLGLGVGSRISVLAPSGKVSSAGFTPKIEFFTVVGVFKSGMFEYDSTLAYTGLAAAQNLLGFAGDLVSGLELRVADVYAVQEVQKNLLHVLGGYPLYGRNWIEMNQNLFSALELEKTAMAVILVMIVLVGSFSIITTLVMMVMEKTRDIAVLVSLGATPERIRRIFMLQGTTIGVVGTVAGFILGVGVSLALKRYQFIKLPLDVYYLDHLPVHLRWTDLTLIGISAMVLCFLATIYPARQAARMQPADALRYE
- the lysS gene encoding lysine--tRNA ligase codes for the protein MAGFSPSTREPSSCFLRTSHFPYSSEKRFLSVKQPQPQSENQVLVHRKEKAAFIQSEGVPLYPNDFRPLNTIREILEENSHLDEGELESQQKSFSLAGRIVALRSFGKVTFFHIQDRTGRIQSYAQRDELGAEHYALFKKFDIGDIVGVQGGLFRTKTGELTLRANSVRLIAKSMRPLPEKFHGLKDVETRYRQRYVDLIVNEKARDVFLKRSAITRSMRAFFDARGFLEVETPMMQPVPGGATARPFVTHHNALDMTLYMRIAPELYLKRLLVGGLEKVYEINRNFRNEGIDTQHNPEFTMVEFYWAYADFKDLMDLTEELFATLALAVTGSTMVPYQGTDIDLSPGWKRLTFHESLEVVGGLTREDYEDYGRLKSLVERLGEKAMAGEKLGKLQAKIFDILVEPKLVQPHFIYHYPTEISPLSRRNEANPELTDRFELFVAGKELANAFSELNDPADQRGRFEEQIREKEAGDDEAHAMDEDYIRALEYGMPPAAGEGIGIDRLTMLLTDSASIREVILFPLLRPEAGRD